One window of the Rhipicephalus microplus isolate Deutch F79 chromosome 2, USDA_Rmic, whole genome shotgun sequence genome contains the following:
- the Eip78C gene encoding ecdysone-induced protein 78C yields the protein MDSTNNTEEREDEKCPSTARASTPDISEDTSLPDQEQSFAAADSNSSSPAKSFVACKVCGDKASGYHYGVTSCEGCKGFFRRSIQKQIEYRCLRDGKCLVIRLNRNRCQYCRFKKCLAVGMSRDSVRYGRVPKRSRERGGSSGLSGEEGLSLGSPGEADQCARDLESQQLAMYDIILTISQAHHAHCAYTEDKTRAFVRRPAIFSLDEVGGSGEGPGNAPQPDSPEQSKLGLWQQFATLVTPSVQRVVEFAKRVPGFLDLVQDDQLILIKAGFFEVWLVHVSKGVLVGLPHDTLTFSDGTYLIRQQLELMFDHDFVSAMFNFFVAFNNLQLNDTEIGLFSAVVLLTNERSGLYDSKAIDLGQRRLCEALRLQAGRNHPGDPGLPGRALALLGPLRALGLAHARHLAWLRPHWHALRLPPLFAEIFDIPAAQPQTPQQSQPATEDAAVAGTATS from the exons AACAAAGCTTCGCGGCAGCCGACTCCAATAGCAGCAGCCCAGCCAAGTCGTTCGTGGCGTGCAAGGTGTGCGGAGATAAGGCGTCCGGTTACCACTACGGTGTCACCTCCTGTGAAGGCTGCAAG GGATTCTTTCGAAGGAGCATCCAGAAGCAAATTGAATACCGGTGTTTAAGGGATGGCAAGTGCCTGGTGATCCGGTTAAATCGTAACCGCTGCCAGTACTGCCGCTTCAAGAAATGTTTGGCAGTGGGCATGTCTAGAGACT CGGTGCGGTACGGGAGAGTGCCGAAGCGTTCTCGGGAAAGGGGAGGCTCTTCTGGCCTTTCGGGTGAAGAGGGCCTCTCACTGGGCAGCCCTGGAGAGGCAGACCAGTGTGCACGGGACCTGGAGAGTCAGCAGCTCGCCATGTACGACATCATCCTCACCATTTCACAGGCACATCATGCCCACTGTGCCTACACGGAAGACAAGACGCGTGCCTTCGTGCGCCGGCCAGCCATCTTC AGCCTGGACGAGGTTGGCGGCAGTGGCGAGGGCCCGGGCAATGCACCACAGCCAGATAGCCCCGAGCAGAGCAAACTGGGCCTATGGCAGCAGTTCGCCACCCTGGTGACCCCCTCGGTCCAGAGGGTTGTCGAATTCGCCAAGCGGGTGCCAGGATTTCTTGATCTCGTCCAAGATGACCAGCTCATTCTCATCAAG GCCGGCTTCTTTGAAGTGTGGCTGGTACATGTATCCAAAGGAGTGCTGGTTGGTCTCCCACACGACACGCTCACCTTTAGCGATGGCACCTACCTCATTCGGCAGCAGCTCGAGCTTATGTTTGAT CACGACTTTGTATCGGCAATGTTCAACTTCTTTGTGGCGTTCAACAACCTCCAGCTGAATGACACGGAGATCGGCCTCTTCTCAGCCGTTGTGCTGCTAACGAATG AGCGCAGCGGGTTGTACGACAGCAAAGCCATTGACTTGGGCCAGCGTCGGCTGTGTGAGGCGCTGCGGCTGCAGGCGGGCCGCAACCACCCGGGGGACCCGGGGCTCCCTGGGCGGGCGTTAGCCCTGCTGGGGCCCCTACGTGCCCTGGGGCTGGCACATGCCCGGCACTTGGCTTGGCTGCGCCCGCACTGGCATGCACTGCGCTTGCCTCCACTCTTTGCAGAGATCTTCGACATCCCCGCCGCACAGCCACAGACTCCACAGCAGTCGCAGCCGGCGACAGAGGATGCCGCAGTGGCAGGAACAGCGACGTCTTGA